From the Bacillus rossius redtenbacheri isolate Brsri chromosome 12, Brsri_v3, whole genome shotgun sequence genome, the window CATTGCCCTGTGGTGAACCCCGCCAAGGCGGTGgtctactccaaggacattctcccttgtcctacaggaccacccacgacatctagcggcagaaactgtaacgtcttctcttggcgccagctcgtggagctgacgcccgcgacacctgtgggcgaGCTTCCTAACTCCCCCCTTTATGTCCCgtttaggccaccagagtgcaccaccatctacgccataaggccctatgcttcctcctcacGGCCTGTAagagtcgattgtttgttgctttctgtacctgccggtagagaccacagcagtcgccctttggcgcaaacaactgaagtcgtggctaCGACCACTCGGGCATCTCCTGATATGTTCGGTCCAGAGcgcgttttaattaggagctttgtccgccatcgccgCACTTGGTACTCTGACATCGGCTACTTgccgcgtcatctcggcgtcctctgtgtaAAGAGGCTTTTCTTCGGCAACGACGTACTCGTTCGAATCAAGAATGTAGTCATctgtcttaagggatgtgatcccagctaaaaattcagtagccagtcagtaggaaCATTTAGAACAAGTCATgtattagtttaaaatttattaatttattttatttcacttatcGATAATTTCTGTcgctattctcggtccgcgccatttggatgtcggcgcgagacatctcctgagccctggagctacaccctgtttggtgagttattTCGATCTTTTTCCTCCctgaattcccgtttgttggccttcgcaccgactgtgtttgactgtctggaagcaggtctaattcgtttggaatttggcttgtgtttcagacagggtccaacagttGGGTGCCGAAATTACATCCATCATGTTGTGCATGACCCCCAACTGCATTTCCCCCTAAGAAGAGCTCCCTCCCAGCCAGATGTTCAACtggaagccccgggtgatatttcACATCTAACTTCCCCCTAGCGGCAACGAAACTAATTATTAAAAGCATACCAGAGAGCAGTGAAttaagaacttaatcgacgagAATATGTTAAATCAATGAGACGATTATCTATGTAATCAGCGAAAGAATCTAATAAGgcggaatatttcaatttttgttctgtgatgAAGTTTAATTAagataatataaatttgttttaaatgattGCGGGCCGgcccttatttttgttacttgctaAGATCTTTATTGTGATATcgaaataatgcgaaaacaaaacctattcataataaaccagggaaacctatagaccaagctacttatgtagtgtatttatttatcatataccttattctatttaacgatccactagctcccaagttgcttgtgtgcagggagttccaaattgtcttgttctccacctcgtgacacctctggtcaataactttatttttcttaatattgtGCCCAGAAGTTTCCTAGGCCTATTTTTTAtccaatttaaaataatttaattttgaggcacgaggggcgttacaatacCTTTGATACTATCCTctattaataaacattttcacaTTTGAGTAGGTAAAAATGTCATGTTCAACCATATCCATGCTGAAAATCCTCTGTATTTTCACtataaacacattttaaacaTCTCTTTTATAGGACGTTCGGGCAGTACTTGTAGAATAAAGTATTAATGGAAGTCTAAACAATATTAATTTCACATGAAGAATGATCTTCTTTTGAGCTTGATCATGTCCTTCCATTCTTTAGCTACTGAATAATAGACTTCAGAATCTTAATCACTGATCCTGCAAACTTGCTGTATTTGTCTTTGTGAAAACCTAATGTTACGAGTGGGCTACCCGCCCCTCCATTAACTTCTAGAACAGTCGAGTTAGTGAGTTTCTACTCCCCTTCCTGGCGTGGAAGGCGACGGGGAGGTAGGTCAGCTGACCTGTGATGTGATGTCCCCCACCAATGCCCAGTCCTGCCTGTGGTTCGAGCTGCTCTTGTGGAAACTTGCCGGGAGGTTAGGCAGCCCGCGCTGCCTTGCTGTACGGCGAATGTCGTGCACACAGGCGTAAACATTTAACATGACTTCAGCGCACACAGCCTTCCGTCGCGTGTGGAAAAGCCACCGTAATAATAATCAAAAACTAAACCACACAGGTAGACAAGTATAGTTAAATTTGTTCTTTACTAATTTTAAAAgacttattttacaaattatattaaattcttAACAAAACAGGTTTTTAATGTCTTTAATCGAGAGTTTAATGTCATTATGGACAGTATGGaaggtattttatttgtttcgatTTTATAAAAATGGAATTTGATGGAACTAAtctaaaactaaatttaaaaacttatacagagtacataaaaattaaatatagctaattttgtgtattaattatttgtaaataaaatttagaacatacataatttgtaataaaagtaattatcttatttaaataaaaaattttaaatagtagTCATGTCGTATTCatgaatcaataaataaataaaatcaataaataaaacatttatttacaacaGTGACCAACACTATTACAAatcaaaacacatatataatgttTATGAAACAAATTCCAACAACAACCTAATAAATGAGCAGAATATAGTTcgttgaattatatatatatatacatacatatacacacctCACATAAGTAAAAAATCTCAAATATATTTTAGAATAGGTTATTTGGTGAAGGTTAAAACTTTAACGAAATCTGAAAAACATTTTACCAAGCTTCATATTGATATAATAAACATGTTTGGAACTGGagtgtattaaaaaatgtttacccTTTAAACACTTTGTCGCTTACATAGAATTCCCTTAATTAAACGAACTAATAATTTTGCCATAAATCATGTCGTTATTATGTTAAAGACTTTTCTTTAGACAGAAAAAAGGaagagaaacataaaaataaattattaatattcaaTGAAATTATGTGATGACATTTTATAAGAACTTTTGTCAGTCGACACATAAAAATTAAGAGCGATGATTTGATTACAACcctgataataaatttattggaGTAaaagctgccaaagttacaaaatatacataatatgatttttttttttttgtgttttaggaACATTTTTCCTCCAAACCTAGTGAGAGGATGTATGTCTAGGGTAagtattcatgttttaaatatgcagttttttcctgctaaaaaaattaaggtaaatgTACTTCAAAGTTACACACATATTCAtaagaagtatttatttatagCGTATTAAATTTAACTGTGATTTCATTTTGATTTggatacaattaaaaatttttgtaataattctATATGCACTAATTTTTTGCCATAATTGCGAATAAACAAGTacgaatttttaaacttattaaaacaATCATCCaggttttcacattaaaataaccattaaacattgtttttagtttttaatttcaattgagtaataaatgaaaaaaaaatgtttagtttccTTTTATAAAAAGCTATAGagaagataaattatttataaattgatTTGGAGTTTCACATTGCTGCCTGAGACAAAAGATGGATGATAGATTCATGTATTTGAACCGGAGCATGAATAAAACTGTCATAAGAACCTTAAAGAAAACGAATGAAAgaatcttagttttttttaaaagtctaaaTATATTACCATATTTTTTTCGTATTACTATTTTCATAACAGTTCTGAGGAAGAAAGTgctttattttctttgcaattatATATTTAGACAATGTATTTAGACTATGATTAATTATTTATACGTTCATTTACTTGCACATTTAATTCattttgtgataaatttattattcataataTATCAGTTCGCAATTGACTTCCGCCGGAAAAGAAACTGCAGAAGGTAATCCGATTTGCGAAGTGTCGAACACTGACAAACATTTTACAAGAGGCAAGTATCAACATCTATtgattactttaaaatatttataaataaatatatgaatcgaaattccaaaattttccttttattattaTCAGTAGTCGGCATGGAACCGgaattacacttattttttaaatctagtaTTTTGCAATGCCAGTTTAAAGTGGTAACATGGAAACATCATTTACTATAATCACaagtcataattattttttcacatgcagtttccaaaataatttaacactaataattcACGCGTTTATGCATCTCAACACTTCAAATGGGATTCTTGTAAATAATTTGAGATCCTCGTCAATGTACTAAATAACAGACCTCGTTTTTGGTATGTTTCTGATtgtcataacagaacattgatcAGAGTTTTTTGGGCACAATTGTTTAGGAGGAAATATGAAAGAGGTTAACTAATGATTGGCACCCGAGTCATTAGAGACGATGAAGCGAGATAAGATGGGACTCTAGGGTTGATAAAAAAGACAACTGAATTAAACGTGTGCAGTCACAGATAATAACACCGATTAACCGCAACGCCCGCCACTtatttacaattataataaaataagatATATTCCTACTTTAATTGTAAACATCGATTGCTGGGTAGGTAGTGAATACTTCTGACCACTTAACTTACACGGTTACACTAAcccaaatttaaaacaaaacaaaaatagcgTTATTTTACGGCtagctttttaaattttaataaacaattacgCTGTTTATATCTCTGCcactatttatttataaaaattgctttagctatattcaattttttattttttaaattttatccatattttgaatactttttaacttaagaaagtttttttaaaactttatttactattatcatattcaaattaaaatatgtCCAAGTGagacttctttgctgagggagtAAAAATTTTCGAGccttacgaaaattccgatcgcatgaggggaaacagctaggtatgtggtgggggaactgatAGAGATGACGGCGGAGAAAGGTAGAAATGACATAGCATACTTACTCTCTCGCGCTCTTTCACTCTCGCACTCTTGCGCACTTGCGTACTTGCGTACTTTCAtgtgcgcggttgtttcttgggggtggacgtcgcgctatccccactccggggccgttggtgcggtcgatgatcgctggagcagccttgagcgggctccacgtggtggcgtgcggctcaggttgaaccatACAATACTGTACGCATTGGCTGTTCGCGGAGGTAGGGACACGCATGCGCCTGATGCCCTGCTGAATTAAGGTAGTATTTGAGCAGAGggaaacacaacggggtttgagcttactGTTGTGAACCATGCACGGGCCATATTGTGACATATattttgactgaaaggtattcatctgttatagcatcctacataacctcaatgtgtggcattgaggGTTACCCAAAGACACTATAACATATGAAAGTTTCAGACATGTCGGATCGTTTATGTTTACTGTACAATGTTATCATGTATTAACCAAAgaattagtataaattactatagagaaATAAGAACATATTGCCatttataaccaaacataatatgttaaaaagaattaagacatattgaaataaacaactgggaaacaaaataacacgcaaatatcagattggtgctggttgtaattataggccttggaaaaacaatgtaaaacaaacataaacaaaacaataacatattaacaaaacattactgagtattatatattaagtaacgagCTCGTGGACAACTAGGTACGTAACAAGTATTAAAGTtatattgaagtaaaaaaaaaaaacaggttaagttactcaacaaacattatttaaaaaaaattaaatcatcaaacaaattttaaattactgaAGTCTTCTTAGAATTCTTTCTTCagaatgaaaattaattgccggaaatgATACAACGTGTGGAAATCCAGGTTACTTCGTTGATTCAAGCTCAATAACAGAAACTTGCATTATGTTCACAAGGAAGCTCTGATCACGCAGAAGTTGAAAACTGttatataaccttaaaataataataataataatgaaatttctggcctttTTTTGAAGAGGTCAATttccaaaaatgaatttagattcctggaccaccaaagccaggatgaggcccatgactcgaaccgctatggaatgaaaccacaaaagtATTAACCtccatacataaaaataattatcatgggatacactttttccacagacgaaacatttactcacccaaaacggCGGTAACAGATAGGTTCTTacattttataatgatttttacaTCAGCACCAAAAAAAATACAGGCCAAATGgcagaaaataaattgaaaaggcaaggtaagtcttttacgtttggcacgacagaaatcatagaATATACAATAAGTAGAGggaatacaaacaaaacaaaatattcatagaaccagtattgtagtacttagtgtttcccttacacaattgattataatagaaacaaacacatttacgacattatttattaaataactacacaaaactttaacattaagTTAGTGAAAATacgtaaagataaataaatattaaatacaaactttgcataaaatatttttaatcttatttaacatgaaagattaaaaaaatgtgaataatTTAATTGctcataaaatcacgagtgccataACTAGAAACGGCACAATAttcgaaagaaaatattgttctttcatttATGTATTATTAGTTTAATTAcctgtgtaaatcagtattgttaaacagtgttatgtgagaATTGTTTTAGCTAtgttactaaatatttttgctggtataatgcttttaacgctttagtttgacatgggttATTATTTGTGACGAATTATTATTGGATTCTCCTAATCACACACCGTTTTATAGTTACGAGCCTACTAGTgagtaaatatgttaagttcaactaagaggcATGAATATTTCTTGgtcggagtgtagctgtgggttACTGTGGCTCAACTAAGTAACATTGAGATAGAtcctattcgtatgccatgttgtcactttcacatgcaaGATGCCTACCTCAAACTACACACGtacataaactacctaattatcggACAGCttcaaattaagtattttttttaaattaacggaaaaaaacTTTTACTACATTTTTTATTCGAAgaatctattatttattttttcgtgtggaaaataattatttaatttgagatcatacccgtgTCATTACCATTCTCGAGTGTTATttcttgttctattaaaaaaaattagtaatttatgtctataactaataagcagaagtttcacttctgtcgcgcgtggactccaatCACACATTTCTTTAAGGGCACTTTTCTCGTAAGTTAGCCTTCTGTGATAGCCTCAGAGGTTCCTCCTCGTGGTAACGCCCTGTACGCCGCGTCCCGCTGTGTGGTCCACTTGGTCGCTAGCAGGTCCTTGCAGTTTCCCTAGCTTCTTCACGCATTACCCTATAACAATACACCCTGTGGACTTTTTGTTATTCTCTGGAGCATTTATTTAACAACGCTCACGCATCCTGGTGGCAGTTCTATAAGATTAGGATGTTCATTTCGATTTTTACTACTGGCTTTGTCTGTTGTCCACGGTATTCTTCTTCAAAATGGCTCCCTCCGGTTTCTGACGGTCGTTTCTCGTAATGTCTTGCACATTTATAGTTTTAATAGTTTTTGGTATGTTATCTCACTATAGATCTGATGAATTTATTGTGTGTTCCTCCAAATGACAACTTAtgttaaacattacttttttttacgttttttgtaCTCCGGTTTTTGGGAAGTCActatagaaaatttatttttcttctactTTGCTCATTGGTTATTTAACGATTTGTTTATCTGCAAACTTAATTTGCAGGAGGTTTGTGTTTTGGGTGATTTTTAGGTTTTGGAtcatattttatacttttttcctTCCTACGAAATGATATCTCGTTGAATTTACACCCACGTCAGCCCGGTGGAAATAATGCTTCTCCAGCAGCAGTACAATAAGTCTTCGTTCTGATCCTGTCACGAGAATTTCTTTAGCTAAGTCCATTTTTTATGATCTATTATCGATTGTCGTCTGACCATTTCATCACCAAATACAGACAAAAGACTATCTTAAaggaactattttattttttccttccaaataatatgtttgtctatttgtaaaagtaaaatacttaattactgacaatttgtatttaaaaaataaattcaaaaaccaaattcaaatttattaaatgtaattcaGGTTAAACATAAGTTTTCAAtacgtaaaaattatttaaatttgtacaaCTATTTAAAcctagagttttttttattatttttgatctaTCTCAGTtaacataattttattgttttgccTTATTATGCGAAAATAGTTCCTAAAATATCCCCACTAATAGATAAAAGcagattttttgtaaattttattttatattcctccagtttagttttattttattacgattAATGGCAAGGCAGCTTCGTCTGCTTCATGTTAGCATGTATTACgtacacataattattttaaaataaaaaattacaattaattttaaacagcAGTAGAAAAACTACCTAAACTGGGCTACGAAAAATGTAATATGTTATAAACCATAAAAATATCGtaacattgtaaatattttgtctACGCGTGTATTGTATTTGTTACCTActacataaaacaaaaattcaataaatttattaGGTTATGTTGTGTATATCTGCTAAATTGTATTAtacttaaaacataatatttatatatattaaatacaaaCGTCACAGcgaaatataaaatgtatttcttaatttttaagtttcttaaatatttttaatgcagttaTTTCTTTTACTCcacgataaaatatatatttataacgaTTAATATAACTTGGCTTTTTTTTCAGTACCAAACAATACTGATACAGCCCACGATTGAAAAATATGAAGGTTTGTAAGTATAgataataattgtaatatttatctATGTTATTGTTGCATTGGAAAGAGCACTAATATATAAGTGAACAACATAATagcaaacacaaaaaattaattcaaaaaatatcgcattttctggaatttttttttacatattatttattgccATGAATATTTAGGTCCCACTTATATTggatatttgttttgaaaaaaagaaacATCAAAATGTGGTTGAGTTGAAGAGAATTTTCttttccaaataatttaaaaattacacaaaataattaagaTAAGGTATTACGCAACTTAGTTATAAGTACTAGCATTTTTTATTGCTCTAGTACAAAAACGGtaataaacaaaatgttttataaaatatataacttttttatatttacaacattataattttcactaaaatatatacaaatttaaataattcttaactgatatattattttataattaataaaatgaagTTAATAATAATTTGACTTATTTTAATCTTAAATATTCCAGAGGCGGCTGAGGCCGGCAGAAACCTAACGGTGCAAGACTGGAAGATAGAAGGTCGTTACGTTGATGGTACCAACACCATTGGTATGGTTATTTTCGCCATAGTCCTGGGAATCTCAATCTCTAAGATGCAAGAAGGTGGAAAGCCACTGCTTGAGCTGTTGGACAGCGTGGCAGCTGCAGCTATGACTATTACGAGATGGGCTCTATGGTGAGATGTccaataaattttttactttaaaaaaaatattcttaaagtgTAAACATATGATTAAATAacacaataacattaatttttttctaagtgtACTAAAGATAAGACAATATGCTCTAAACATTGTTTAGAATATATTAAGCTTGCATAGTCTACAATCCAATACATATTTATTGGTTGTAATAGACATAATTGTTTAGGTTTAGTCACCATGAAATTATCGTGTGTTTTATCGTGACGAAAgctcaaacaaaatttaattaaatttataataaaataccaATAACACCTCTAGAGAATTTTAACAAAAGACCTTCCGGTTATAGCAGTTCAAATAAAGCTatattaagaaattatttacATGTGCATGACTAATAAATATTAAGGTCGAATggcgaatatttttaactatagaTTACCACtactaaaattatgtatttacttaaaaaaaagagcatgttAAATGTCAATCAATAAGTTGCTTCCAGCGGAGCAGCACAGGAACCTGTGAGGGACTGCTTTTAAATGTTTGCAGGTTGGCGCCAGTGGGGGTGGCTtccattgtgacgtcacgggtcATTGAGATTGAGAGCATGAGTCTGCTGGTGCAACAACTCGGCTGGTACATAGTGACGGTTCTGCTAGGGCTGTTCTTGCATGGTTTTGTTGCTATCCCACTCTAATTCTTTATAATTACGAAGAAACTGCCCTTTAGGTATATATACAACCTCATGGAGGCACTGATAACTGATTTCGGCACATCGTCCAGGTAAGCTTCACAAGCAATATTAATAGTGCATTTTCCCTCTGGGAGAAACTTGGCTATGTAGTATTTAGTAATATAGATATTTTCATGAACTTATGAAtagattaatatatttattttgaaatcctTTTTTATACAGTGTTATTTATCTCTTTCATATTTTGTAGGTTTACAATTACACATAATGTgtcattaattattataaaatatgaataacttattttaaaacaagaAACTATAATAAAGGTTATCTATatgcattttataggtaatattATAACAAAACCTCTAAAATTTAATGTACGATATGGAAtgaattattgttaaaaattgtaattttgatataaaaattatgttatttttatattattatttatttattacatttaaaagaaCCAATATTTAACCTCACAATGCACAATAATAATcgtaaattatatatttcattttttaattcagttatcattttataaaaaaattgtatttaatatttccaaTGACCAGTATTTGGTTTGACATCAGTAATTCGTTAATATTGCTAGCAAGTTCCTTCTTtgaataattacaaaatatattattgaaattattttttgttgaggTCATCCTAGGTGCTTTGATAAATATAAGTGATACTATaagttttagaaattatttattttttcctaataaatgtattgaaatatgttttacgCTTTTAGTAACGCCACCTTACCCATCGCCATGCGGTGTGTCGAGGAGAAGAACAATGTTGACACCCGTGTCACTAAGTGCGTCATGCCTATTGGAGTCACCATTAACATGGACGGCACAGCATTGTACGAGGCAGCAGCTACACTGTTCATTGCGCAGTTGAGAAACATTCCATTGAGCATAGGACAATACATAATTGTAAGGTGGGTTGGACGAGTTATCTAAACCTTTTACTTATTACATAATTGCGAAAAGAAGTACAGAGTGTAATGTTTGACatcattaaaatcaattttattgttaGATTTTGATCTGAGAAAGTTTAAACGTTTATTAGAAAATGGATATTAACATAATTGcttatttaatgcagtttaacaGCAACGATGGCAACCACGGGACTGGCTGGAATTCCACAGTCTGGTCTTGTATCGCTGATCGTTGTCCTCGACTCAGTGGGCTTACCTGCAAGCGACTCGTCAATCATCATTGTCATCGACTGGCTTCTGTGAGTATTTGTTGATAGTTACTAGAACTCGAGGTGAATTATATTATTAAACCAGTAAAAACTAGTTAAAAGTTATAGGTTTTGAAAATCTTAACGCTACCATGAGtgaaatgtttttgttttccttGCTTAAGAAACgtacatttaagtttaatttctgaatgtaataattattatttatttgctgtttgaatttatttattttaagcattTTAAACTATAGTATTATCTAGTAAATACATTAAATTTCAACTATAATGTTCAATCGTGAAAAACCGCAAATATTTAGTGgctataaaaaattaactaatgcaCTCATCTTAAAAAcacgaaataatttattatatgtcttaaaatattttaaaatatattggtttaatctatactaaaatcagcaaatatatttaaataaaattgattagCAAAATGGTGCGATGTATAGGAATTTGCTATAATTCAGTTTGCATAGTCGTGCCACGCAATGGAAAGCGAATCATTGgattaatatgaaatttaaaaaaaaagaacaaatatcACTATGTATGTAATGCGCCACTTTAGGAATAAACGTTTCATTATTAGGTTGCAATTTTTTGATTCTTTTTATCTTGTTTTTCGTAAATGTGTATTAAATATTGTCTTtcacatattaaaaataacaccTATTGAAAATAAGGTTtagttattacttttaaataacttggCACTAATCAGTTAAAAAGatcacaacaaaaaataaattttaatatagggATATGTCAGTACTACTCGCTTAACACTAACTAatttaacagtttaaaatttaaaagattaATATTTAAGTCCAGAATATGttgaatttaaaatcaaattgcaGTCAGATTACTTATTTTCAAGGGTCATGTAGAATGTTTCAGACCGTAGATGTTTGTTGTAACGACAAAATCAATCGTGCTagtattacaaataaataacctaAATTCTTAAACACAATCACAAAA encodes:
- the LOC134537880 gene encoding neutral amino acid transporter B(0)-like isoform X1, whose amino-acid sequence is MQRSRRSARGCLQRNLLVSLTLTGAAAGVALGAALKTSPGADRWTDRQLAHFKFPGQLFLQLLQALILPLIVSSVASAVGALDLGTSWRVAYYMVTTVTAVTIGVCVSVTIHPGERSVARVSGSVARTTTITDTILDLIRNIFPPNLVRGCMSRYQTILIQPTIEKYEEAAEAGRNLTVQDWKIEGRYVDGTNTIGMVIFAIVLGISISKMQEGGKPLLELLDSVAAAAMTITRWALWLAPVGVASIVTSRVIEIESMSLLVQQLGWYIVTVLLGLFLHGFVAIPL